The proteins below come from a single Garra rufa chromosome 25, GarRuf1.0, whole genome shotgun sequence genomic window:
- the smc1b gene encoding structural maintenance of chromosomes protein 1B, whose translation MGFLKQLEVENFKSWRGKQTIGPFKRFNCIIGTNGSGKSNVMDALGFVMGERAINLRVKHTRDLIHGAHIGKPVSTFASVSMIYCGDDNEEITFSRRISGDSSEYRVNGKQVTLGKYTGELEKIGIVVKAKNCLVYQGAVESIAMMNPRERTKMFERISGSGELSAEYDAKLAALQKAKEDTKFHFSRKKAATAEKKQVFKDKTEAEKYQALVDEHKENKLQMTLFQLFHNEKKIDAQLESLRDMQDAAAQQKISLDDYEQIVKAQKKEHGRLNRELQQLEKEIRSQEQILNQQRPQYIKAKVNTSHHEKKVEEACRSLEKNQSQQAKKEQELDELRSELTELERAWKASERQMEEEAAQRGAGVQLEESQMERYKELKELARKKGAVLNQTAEKLHWEVKADCEKLQFDLRRKSEIQTNIKHSQTRLEDLSRRAEKLEEFANSTRNAIEEQRQQEEQLAEELSRGFVRMEEVNEKLTQVLTELQNARLDSQENRRQQRRDEVLESLRRLYPDGVYGRLVDLCQPIHRKYQVAVTKVFAKNMNAIVVTSAKVAHDCIRFLKEERAEPETFLPIDYIDVRPLNERLREVQGAKMMVDVVQCAQNAPQLKRVIQYVCGNTLVCETLKDARRIAFDGPERLQTVALDGTLFRKSGVISGGSLDLRSKARRWEEKDMNKLKEEKDQLSSELRSLMKLKRKEEDLKQIRAQSQGNQTRLKYSNSELDSIRKNGIPACQAEISKLRSELSNLEAQIEIQTKSVEVKDNEMKAVRDKINQMEDVVFADFCAEIGVANIREYEQDYLRMQQELEKKCLQFESQHTRLSTQMEYEQAQLEKLVKQMKKIEEIIEKEENVVISLKEVEDRLLIAVEQNQSNVIELNNQLSKKTTLVKEAKTELDKTLKGLQERSRVLVKLQKEMICTEAALEHLRLSKHNLLLACKIDGLPLTLISGALDDISDIQLDSESESISTLDIFEREAQMMFDYSTLDRGLKALTEDSEVETELEKLKEGISSLETMIMMSRAPNLKALEKIREVKDSFREVMDAFEMSTHVTKKCSQEFEQVKSRRFHLFSQCFEHVSVIIDQIYKKLCRNASAQAILTAENPNEPYLDGINYNCVAPGKRFMAMDNLSGGEKVIAALALVFAIHSFRPAPFVVLDEVDAALDNTNIGKVTGFFQMMSRESCQIIVISLKEEFYSRADALLGVYSMFDECMFSRLLTLDLTPYPLNDERATDREKDK comes from the exons GCGATTCATCTGAGTATCGTGTGAATGGTAAGCAGGTCACTTTGGGGAAGTACACTGGAGAGCTGGAGAAGATCGGCATTGTGGTGAAAGCGAAGAACTGTCTGGTGTATCAG GGTGCTGTGGAGTCAATTGCAATGATGAATCCCAGAGAACGAACAAAGATGTTTGAACGAATCAGCGGCTCCGGAGAGCTGAGCGCAGAGTATGATGCCAAGCTGGCTGCCCTGCAGAAGGCCAAAGAGGACACCAAATTCCACTTTAGCAGGAAGAAAGCAGCTACTGCTGAGAAGAAGCAAGTCTTCAAAGATAAGACTGAG GCAGAAAAGTATCAGGCACTAGTGGAcgaacacaaagaaaacaaacttCAGATGACCCTCTTTCAGCTCTTCCACAATGAGAAAAAAATAGACGCACAGTTAGAATCACTGAGGGACATGCAGGATGCCGCAGCGCAGCAGAAGATCAGCCTGGACGACTATGAACAAATTGTGAAGGCTCAGAAGAAAGAACATGGGCGGCTAAATCGAGAACTTCAGCAGTTGGAGAAGGAGATCAG ATCTCAGGAGCAGATTCTCAATCAGCAGAGGCCTCAGTACATCAAAGCTAAAGTGAACACCTCCCACCATGAGAAAAAAGTGGAGGAGGCATGCAGATCGCTTGAAAAGAACCAAAGTCAGCAGGCCAAGAAGGAGCAGGAGCTAGATGAGCTAAGGAGCGAGCTGACTGAGTTGGAGAGGGCCTGGAAGGCCTCTGAGAGACAGATGGAGGAGGAGGCGGCTCAAAGAGGAGCTGGAGTGCAGCTAGAGGAGAGCCAG ATGGAGCGGTATAAGGAGCTCAAAGAGCTGGCCAGGAAAAAGGGAGCTGTTCTAAACCAAACCGCAGAGAAGCTGCATTGGGAGGTAAAAGCCGACTGCGAGAAGCTCCAGTTTGACCTGAGGAGGAAAAGTGAGATACAG ACAAATATTAAACACTCTCAAACTCGGCTGGAAGATCTCAGCAGAAGGGCAGAGAAGCTGGAGGAATTTGCCAACAGTACTAG gaatgCTATTGAGGAGCAGCGTCAGCAGgaagagcagctggcagaggagctGTCGAGAGGCTTTGTGAGAATGGAGGAGGTGAACGAGAAGCTCACCCAGGTGCTGACCGAGCTGCAGAACGCTCGTCTGGACAGCCAAGAGAACCGACGACAGCAGAGACGAGATGAGGTCCTGGAAAGCCTCAGGAGACTCTACCCTGATGGAGTG TATGGCCGTCTAGTGGATTTGTGCCAACCCATCCACAGGAAATACCAGGTCGCTGTCACCAAGGTGTTTGCCAAGAACATGAACGCTATTGTTGTGACGTCTGCAAAAGTGGCTCACGACTGCATCCGATTTCTGAAAGAAGAAAGAGCCGAACCAGAGACATTCCTTCCTATTGACTACATAGAT GTGCGGCCTCTGAATGAGCGTCTGAGAGAAGTGCAGGGAGCCAAAATGATGGTGGATGTGGTTCAGTGCGCTCAAAATGCCCCTCAGCTGAAGAGGGTGATCCAGTATGTGTGTGGGAACACCTTAGTTTGCGAGACTCTAAAAGATGCCCGTCGCATTGCCTTCGATGGCCCTGAGCGCCTTCAG ACGGTGGCTCTTGATGGCACCTTGTTTCGCAAGTCTGGGGTGATTTCAGGAGGCTCGTTGGACCTGCGCAGTAAAGCTCGACGCTGGGAGGAGAAGGATATGAATAAACTGAAGGAGGAGAAGGATCAGCTGTCGTCCGAGTTGCGT TCCCTGATGAAGCTGAAGCGCAAAGAGGAGGATTTAAAGCAAATCAGGGCTCAGTCTCAGGGAAACCAGACTCGCCTCAAATACTCCAATTCAGAACTGGACTCCATACGCAAGAATGGCATCCCAGCTTGTCAGGCT GAGATTTCCAAACTCAGGAGTGAGCTTTCCAACCTCGAGGCCCAGATTGAGATACAGACTAAGAGTGTAGAAGTAAAGGATAATGAGATGAAGGCCGTCAGAGACAAAATTAATCAG ATGGAGGATGTGGTGTTTGCGGACTTCTGCGCAGAGATCGGTGTGGCTAACATCCGTGAGTACGAGCAGGATTATCTCCGAATGCAGCAGGAGCTCGAGAAGAAGTG CCTGCAGTTTGAGTCCCAGCATACCCGACTAAGCACCCAGATGGAGTACGAACAGGCTCAGCTGGAAAAACTTGTCAAACAGATGAAGAAGATAGAAGAGATTATAGAAAAAGAGGAGAACGTTGTTATCAGCTTGAAAGAG GTAGAAGACAGACTTTTGATAGCTGTGGAGCAGAATCAATCAAATGTCATCGAACTCAACAACCAGCTGTCGAAAAAGACAACTTTAGTTAAAGAAGCCAAGACAGAGCTTGATAAGACTCTCAAAGGCTTACAGGAGAGATCCAG GGTGCTGGtgaagcttcagaaggaaatgATCTGCACTGAGGCGGCTCTAGAACACCTGAGACTGAGCAAACACAACCTGCTGCTGGCCTGTAAGATCGACGGTCTACCGTTGACACTGATCTCTGGAGCCCTAGATGACATCAGTGACATACAG CTGGACTCAGAGTCTGAGAGTATAAGCACTCTAGACATTTTTGAACGCGAGGCGCAGATGATGTTTGATTATTCAACACTGGACCGTGGCCTTAAG GCCCTCACTGAAGACAGTGAAGTGGAAACTGAGTTGGAGAAGCTCAAAGAGGGCATCTCCTCTTTAGAGACGATGATCATGATGTCCAGAGCTCCCAACCTGAAAGCTCTAGAGAAGATCAGAGAGGTGAAAGACAGCTTCCGGGAAGTCATGGATG CATTTGAGATGAGCACACACGTCACTAAGAAATGCAGTCAGGAGTTTGAGCAAGTGAAGTCCAGACGCTTCCATCTCTTCAGCCAGTGCTTTGAACATGTGTCTGTCATCATCGACCAGATCTACAAGAAGCTCTGCAGGAACGCCAGCGCTCAG GCCATTCTCACTGCTGAGAACCCAAATGAGCCCTACCTGGACGGCATCAACTATAACTGTGTGGCTCCTGGAAAACGGTTCATGGCCATGGACAACCTGTCAGGAGGAGAGAAGGTCATTGCTGCTCTCGCTTTGGTCTTTGCCATTCACAG CTTTCGTCCTGCCCCTTTCGTTGTGCTGGATGAGGTGGATGCCGCCCTGGACAACACAAATATTGGCAAG gttaCAGGATTTTTCCAGATGATGTCCAGAGAGAGCTGCCAGATCATTGTGATCTCCCTGAAGGAGGAGTTCTACTCACGGGCAGATGCACTTCTTGGAGTCTATTCAATG TTTGACGAATGCATGTTTAGCCGTCTGCTCACCCTGGACCTCACCCCATACCCACTCAATGACGAGCGCGCCACAGACAGAGAAAAGGACAAATGA